A single region of the Borrelia hermsii DAH genome encodes:
- the trxB gene encoding thioredoxin-disulfide reductase gives MLKFETLDIKKSNKRIVRTEMGSVEDVVIVGSGPAGLTAGIYTVMSGYKTVVLEGPEPGGQLTTTTEVYNYPGFKNGVNGRELMLNMKEQVINLGATTYLETVRFIEKRDNIFYIFTDNYIYKSRAVIIAAGSVPKKLDTLKNSDLFWNKGISVCAICDGHLFKGKTAAVIGGGNTAISEAIYLSKLLKNVYVIVRRDCLKAIAMLRRDVEKLPNVEILYNCEAIEVNGDNVVSGMQIMNSKDNSTFKLSVDGIFIAIGYKPNTDFLKGFLELDEDGYISTQALVKTSVKGVFSCGDVSNKLYAQAITAAAEGFLASVEVRNFLG, from the coding sequence ATGTTAAAGTTTGAAACACTGGATATAAAAAAGAGCAATAAAAGAATTGTAAGAACAGAGATGGGCTCTGTTGAAGATGTGGTTATTGTTGGTTCAGGGCCCGCGGGGCTTACGGCTGGAATTTATACTGTTATGAGTGGATATAAGACAGTTGTCTTAGAGGGCCCTGAGCCTGGGGGACAGCTTACAACGACTACGGAAGTGTATAATTATCCAGGATTTAAAAATGGTGTGAATGGAAGAGAATTGATGTTAAATATGAAAGAACAGGTGATCAATCTGGGTGCTACCACGTATCTTGAAACTGTAAGATTCATAGAAAAGAGAGATAATATTTTTTATATCTTTACTGATAATTATATTTATAAAAGCAGAGCTGTTATTATTGCAGCGGGCTCGGTACCTAAAAAACTTGATACTCTTAAGAATTCAGATTTGTTTTGGAATAAAGGTATTTCTGTGTGTGCAATTTGTGATGGGCATCTTTTTAAGGGTAAAACTGCTGCAGTAATTGGTGGGGGCAATACAGCAATCTCAGAAGCTATTTATTTAAGCAAATTATTAAAAAATGTATATGTTATTGTAAGAAGAGATTGTTTGAAAGCTATTGCTATGCTAAGAAGAGATGTTGAAAAGTTACCTAATGTTGAGATTTTATATAACTGTGAGGCTATAGAAGTTAATGGAGATAATGTTGTATCTGGTATGCAAATTATGAATAGTAAGGATAATTCTACTTTTAAGTTAAGTGTAGATGGAATATTTATAGCTATTGGTTATAAGCCAAATACGGATTTTTTAAAAGGGTTTTTGGAATTAGATGAAGATGGATATATATCTACTCAAGCTCTTGTTAAGACTAGTGTTAAGGGAGTATTTTCGTGTGGTGATGTTAGTAACAAGCTTTATGCACAAGCTATTACGGCTGCTGCTGAAGGGTTCCTAGCTTCTGTTGAAGTGAGAAATTTTTTGGGATAA
- the rlmB gene encoding 23S rRNA (guanosine(2251)-2'-O)-methyltransferase RlmB, giving the protein MYITHANSIIESIKNNKGLRLYISKTSPKSINIEKLAKEHKIQIIKVNDLAKIIGNNDHRGFALKLKTLKSNNTKKQDKNLEEFLEEFQHQNNVFILILDGIEDPQNFGAILRTSEQFNIDLVITSQRRSAKDNATILRTSSGASQYVNKLVVPNINNVIKYLKKNGFWIYASDIKGKAINTTPINDTKIALIMGNEGKGIHKLIKENSDFLVRIPTKGKIDSLNVSVSTGILIFEIKRQLNLL; this is encoded by the coding sequence ATGTACATCACACACGCCAATTCAATAATCGAAAGCATAAAAAATAATAAAGGACTTAGGTTATACATTTCAAAGACAAGTCCAAAGAGTATAAACATTGAAAAACTAGCTAAAGAACATAAAATTCAAATAATAAAAGTGAATGATCTTGCCAAGATAATTGGCAACAACGATCATAGGGGTTTTGCATTAAAATTAAAAACTTTAAAATCTAACAATACAAAAAAACAAGATAAAAACTTAGAAGAATTCTTAGAAGAATTTCAACATCAAAATAATGTATTTATCTTAATACTTGATGGAATAGAAGATCCTCAAAATTTTGGAGCTATTCTTAGAACATCAGAGCAATTTAACATTGATCTTGTAATTACTAGCCAGAGACGAAGTGCAAAAGATAATGCAACCATCTTGCGCACTAGCTCTGGTGCAAGTCAATATGTTAATAAACTGGTAGTTCCAAACATAAATAACGTAATAAAATATTTAAAAAAAAATGGATTCTGGATATATGCAAGTGATATCAAAGGAAAGGCAATAAACACCACTCCAATAAATGACACTAAAATTGCACTTATTATGGGAAATGAAGGCAAAGGAATACATAAACTAATAAAAGAAAATTCAGATTTTTTAGTAAGAATTCCAACTAAGGGTAAGATAGATTCATTGAATGTATCAGTTTCAACAGGAATTTTAATATTTGAAATAAAAAGACAACTTAATTTGCTTTAA
- the dnaJ gene encoding molecular chaperone DnaJ, translating into MKRDYYEILGLSKGASRDEIKKAYRKIAIKYHPDKNKDNKEAESIFKEATEAYEVLGDDNKRAQYDRFGHTAFEGGGTSGFNGFSSGFSGFSDIFEDFGDIFDSFFTGKRGQDKNRQHEKGQDITYQIEISLEDAYLGYNNNINIARNMLCESCLGKKSEKGTSPSICNVCNGSGRVMQGGGFFRVTTTCPKCYGNGKIISNPCKSCKGTGSLKYKETIELKIPAGIDDSQQIKIRGKGSVNPDNQQYGDLYIRVSIKPHKIFKRNGKDLYATLPISFTQAALGKEIKIQTIAAKKIAIKIPKGTENDEQIIIKNEGMPILHTEKFGNLILIIKIKTPKNLSHNATCLLEDLSKEIKDIDEITLNKV; encoded by the coding sequence GTGAAAAGAGATTATTATGAAATTTTGGGGCTCTCAAAAGGAGCCTCAAGAGATGAAATAAAAAAAGCATATAGAAAAATAGCAATCAAATATCATCCAGACAAAAATAAAGATAACAAAGAGGCTGAATCTATTTTTAAAGAAGCAACAGAAGCTTATGAGGTTTTGGGAGATGATAACAAGCGTGCTCAATACGATCGATTTGGACATACAGCTTTTGAAGGCGGGGGAACCTCAGGATTTAATGGGTTTTCTAGCGGATTTAGTGGCTTTTCAGATATTTTTGAAGATTTCGGAGATATCTTTGATTCATTTTTTACTGGAAAACGTGGGCAAGATAAAAATAGACAGCATGAAAAGGGTCAAGACATAACATACCAAATCGAAATATCACTTGAGGATGCCTATTTAGGTTATAACAATAACATTAATATTGCAAGAAATATGCTATGTGAATCTTGCTTAGGAAAAAAATCTGAAAAAGGAACTAGTCCTTCAATATGCAACGTGTGTAATGGCAGTGGCAGAGTAATGCAAGGAGGGGGATTTTTCAGAGTAACAACTACATGTCCGAAATGCTATGGAAATGGCAAAATAATATCAAATCCTTGCAAATCATGCAAAGGAACTGGAAGTCTGAAATACAAAGAAACAATCGAACTCAAGATTCCAGCAGGTATTGATGACTCACAACAAATTAAAATAAGAGGAAAAGGTAGCGTAAATCCCGATAATCAACAATACGGAGATCTCTACATAAGAGTATCAATAAAGCCTCATAAAATTTTTAAAAGGAATGGGAAAGATCTATACGCAACTCTTCCAATAAGCTTTACTCAAGCTGCACTTGGAAAAGAAATAAAAATACAAACAATAGCAGCAAAAAAGATTGCAATAAAGATTCCAAAGGGCACAGAAAATGATGAACAAATTATTATCAAGAATGAGGGCATGCCAATACTACATACAGAAAAATTTGGAAATCTTATTTTAATTATTAAGATCAAAACTCCTAAAAATCTAAGTCACAATGCCACTTGTCTACTGGAAGATTTAAGCAAGGAAATCAAAGATATTGATGAAATCACTTTAAATAAAGTTTAG